The Jiangella sp. DSM 45060 genome contains the following window.
CGTGGTGTCGTTGCGGCGCACGGCGATCGACCCGGACGCGCTGGGCGACGCGGTCGTGGCGGCGAGCGGGTATCCGGACCGGGCGGCGTGGGCGGACGAGTACGCGCGCGCCGTCCACTCCGACGCCGAGGCGCTGACGGTGTTCGCACCGCGGGCCGGACACGGGGTGACCCGGCGGTAGCATCGGGCGAATCGACTGAAACACGCGCGACGTCAGGAGAACCGTGACCAGCATTGCCCTGTCCTCCGCCGCCCCGACGGGCCTCAAGGTCGACGCCGTCGTCGTGGGTGTGGCCCCGGGCGACGACGACGTCGTCCTGCTGCCGGGCAGCGAATCCCTCGACAAGGCCCTGAAGGGCTCGCTGGCGAAGCTGCTGGGTCAGCTCGGCGCCACCGGGAAGGCCGACGAGGTCACGAAGCTGCCGGCGATGGGCGCCGCGAAGGCCGGCCTGCTGGTCGCCGTCGGGACCGGTCCGCTGGCCGAGGCCGGCACGCCCGCCCGGCACGAGTCGCTGCGCCGGGCCGCCGGCGCCGCCGCCCGCGCCCTGGCCGGCCGGCAGTCCGCCGCCGTCGCGCTGCCGGTGCTCGACGATGCCGACGCCGCCGCCGTCGCCGAGGGCATCACGCTCGGCGCCTACACGTTCGACCAGTACAAGAGCGGCGACCCCACGACCCCGGTCGGCTCCGTCACGCTGATCGGCCCCGGCGTCAAGGCCAAGGGCGTCAAGGACGCCGTCGCCCGCGCCGAGACCGTCGCCGTCGCCGTCAACCGCGCCCGCGACTGGGTCAACGTCCCGCCGCGCGACCTCACACCCGCCACGTTCGCCGACGCCGCCACGAAGCTGGCCAAGAGCGCCAAGCTCGACGTCGAGGTGCTCGACGAGAAGGCGCTGGCCAAGGGCGGCTACGGCGGCCTCATCGGGGTCGGCCAGGGCTCGGCCAACCCGCCGCGGCTGGTCCGCGTCGCCTACCGGCCGTCGCGGGCGAAGAAGCACGTCGCGTTCGTCGGCAAGGGCATCACGTTCGACTCCGGCGGCCTGTCGCTCAAGCCGGCCGACAGCATGGTCGAGATGAAGAGCGACATGAGCGGCGCCGCGGCCGTCATCGCCGCCGTGCACGCCATCGCCCAGCTCGGCACGAAGGTCGCCGTCACCGCGTACGCCGCGATGGCCGAGAACATGCCGTCCGGCAGCGCGCAGCGTCCGTCCGACGTCATCACCATCTACGGCGGCAAGACCGTCGAGGTGCTCAACACCGACGCCGAGGGCCGCCTGGTGCTGGCCGACGGCATCGTGCGCGCCGCCGAGGACGAGCCCGACCTCATCGTCGACGTCGCCACGCTGACCGGCGCCGCCGTCGTCGCGCTGGGCAAGCGGGTCTCCGGCATCATGGCCAACGACGACGACCTCGGCGCCCGCATCCACGATGTCGCCGGCCGGGCCGGCGAGGCCATGTGGCCGCTGCCGCTGCCGGTCGAGCTGCGCGAGAAGCTCGACTCCCCCATCGCCGACATCGCCAACATCGGCGACCGCTGGGGCGGCGCGCTGCAGGCCGGGCTGTTCCTGCAGGAGTTCGTCGCCGACGGCATCGGCTGGGCGCACCTCGACATCGCCGGGCCGGCGTTCAGCGACAAGCCGTTCGGCTACACCCCGAAGGGCGGCACCGGCGCCGCCGTGCGCACCCTGGTGCACCTGGTCGAGGACGTCGCCGCCGACATCTGACGGCTCCGCTCAGGACGGCGGTCGCGTAGCGCTCAGGCGCCGCGGCCGCCGTTCTTGCGATTCCACTCGCGCATGCGCTGCGGGTAGCCGACGACCTGCGCGTCGTAGGCCGGGATGCCCAGCTTGCGGGCCAGCCCGTGCGCCGCGGCGGCGTCGCGCACCCGCCGCCGCGTCCACTCGCCGTCGTGGGCGACGAAGACGACGGTGGTGGCCGTCATGGTGGTCGGCGGCTCGACGAACGCCTCGACGCCGCGGCGGGTGCGGGCGAACTCCTCGAGGTGCTTGACGTCGGCGGAGTCGGCAGCGCGGTCCAAGCTGCCGTCGGCGCTCTTCCGCCGTCGCCGGAACAACCCCATT
Protein-coding sequences here:
- a CDS encoding leucyl aminopeptidase, translating into MTSIALSSAAPTGLKVDAVVVGVAPGDDDVVLLPGSESLDKALKGSLAKLLGQLGATGKADEVTKLPAMGAAKAGLLVAVGTGPLAEAGTPARHESLRRAAGAAARALAGRQSAAVALPVLDDADAAAVAEGITLGAYTFDQYKSGDPTTPVGSVTLIGPGVKAKGVKDAVARAETVAVAVNRARDWVNVPPRDLTPATFADAATKLAKSAKLDVEVLDEKALAKGGYGGLIGVGQGSANPPRLVRVAYRPSRAKKHVAFVGKGITFDSGGLSLKPADSMVEMKSDMSGAAAVIAAVHAIAQLGTKVAVTAYAAMAENMPSGSAQRPSDVITIYGGKTVEVLNTDAEGRLVLADGIVRAAEDEPDLIVDVATLTGAAVVALGKRVSGIMANDDDLGARIHDVAGRAGEAMWPLPLPVELREKLDSPIADIANIGDRWGGALQAGLFLQEFVADGIGWAHLDIAGPAFSDKPFGYTPKGGTGAAVRTLVHLVEDVAADI